TCGCCGGCAACAGAGCCAGCGGCCGGCAACAGAGCCAGCCTACAGAAAGAATAGTTTGTCGCCGGCAACACAACCAGCGGCCGGCAACAGAGCCAGCCTATGGAAAGAATAGTTTGTCATCGTCTTCATGCCACGAGTCACCATGGTCGTAGTCCGCATGGTCGTGGGCCTCTTCATCCGCAACGTATTGGGCGCGGCCATCCTGACTTTGGGTCTCGTCGGGATCGTAGAAAATGCCATGCCCACCCTCGTAAATCACTTGCTCCAGCAACTGGTTGTAGAAGGGGTCGTCGACCGTTGGCGTTGGTGTTGCCATTTCGTCGAACAAGACGCGGGGCGACGACATGCTGCCCGTAAATGGTGGTCGTGCTTGCTTTCTTTGCATCTCCACGAACGGGCGGCCGTCGCTGCTGGACCCGGGCATGACGTTgaggtcgatgatggccgaggggCGCGGGGTGGATGACACGATCACGCAAACGTCCGACGAGCCCGAAAAAGGGTGTGGCCATCGTGCCTTGGCGTGGTCCGCGACGTCGGCGATGAGCAATGCTGAGGCCTGGCGATCAACGAGCCTATGCTCGCCGGGCCGGCGGCCGCACCAGAGAACCCCGCCGGACGGCAAATGCCAAGCATGAGGAGGGTGTGCGCTTTGTTGACGATGGCATCCTTCTCGTCGACCTCGGCCTTGCGCCGCGCGGCCTCCACCGCATCGCGCTCAGCGGCGAACTTGGCCGCGGCGGTCTTGCCCTTGACGGCCGCCCTCTGGTTCCTCCTCTTCGCCGATTCCGCGTCCAACTTGGCGAGCTCCTCCGGCGTGCACTCCTACCGCGGCTTCCTTGCACccttggccgccttcttcttcaccTTTGCGGGCGggtcgacggccaggccgtcggaaTTCGGCGGGGCGTCGGCCATGGATGGGAGAGGGGGGCGTGGGAGGGTTTGGGGGAAATGGCGCCAAATGGGGGCGTGGGGGGTTTTGCTTGTGCAACTGACGGGCGGACCAGGGGAGGACACGCGCGCGCGTCCCGCACGTCCGTGCGATGTCCGTTTCGCCCCAAATGTGGTGCAAAGTTGGGCCGGGGATGGGTCGAAAGCGGACAGAAACGGACAAAAGTCCGTTTGCGCCCGCGCGATGGGCCGTTTGGTTTGTCCGTTTTGCCCCAAACGGACGCATCCAGACAGGATGGGGTCGCGCGCTGGAGTTGGCCTTAGGGcttgtgtcctgctcaggaaggcgACGGCGACGACTTTCTTAAGATGGAATAATGTTTCCCCCGCCTTGGCCCCATCCCGGTGGTGCGTCTAGCATTGTCGGTGTCGACGTGGGTGTGTGGATGTGTGTCTCCGGTGGATCCGTTTTTGATGAATTTGATTGGATCTAGTCATCGTTTGTCTACGTTCGTGTGTCTTCAGCTTGGATCTTTCCGATCTACGATACTCTTCATCTTGGTCCTACGGTGCCTTAGCACGATAACTTCGCGTCTGTCTACTACAGCATGTTTTGCGCGGCTCtggcgagggaggggcgatgacggcgacaCACCTTGGGCTCGCTTCGGTGCTTGCAGTCGTCGCTAGGTGGAGTAAGTATCtgaatgtaatttttattatttctggttTTCGTTGTACTTcggtgattgaagatgaatagattgaaaatTTTCACGCTAAAAAAAAGAggtgttttgtttttttttcattcTCAAACATGGAAATTTTATCTTCGCTTGGGAAAAGATGAATAAGAAATATCAAAACTATTACCTGGTGAGTGCAAGAAAATATTCTCATCATAGTAGTATTATATAATTTCGAAGATCGGTGTTGCAGTTGGTGCCCACATAAACATGCCTTGCATGTCTACTATTACATCTATTAATTATAATAGTACTAGCACTAGCTAGCTCTCTCCCGACGAAGTCCATATACGTGCAGGTTGATGTGGTCTCTGCTCTACTGACCTCTCCCAATGTTGCATTGCATTGTGTACTAATGCGACTAGTGGTGCAGTGGTGCTAGGTATGCTCCTTGCTTTCAGAGTTTCAGTGCACATGTATTTTATTTTCCCAAGAAGAAGCTTTTTGAGATTTCTCGTTGATATAGCTTTCTTTCTGGCCGATCGAACAACTCCACAACCCCTACCAAAACCTCACGGACAAAAAGGAGTGAGAAATTGGGTGGTGCGGATAGAGCAAAATGTCAATCATTTGTCCTGCCCAGAGCAATATCCAAACGAGCAGAATCAAACCATGACTCACAACGTTGGACCACCCCCGCCCCCATGGGTACGGTTCGGTGGTGCCCTGCCCTCTGTGTTTTCTTAACACTACTGTAGTTCGGTGGCGCCTCGATCTGGTTGTGTTTGGTTGGTGTCTTGGTGCTATAATAAAACATAAAACAACGAACAAAAATGCAAAGCTGAGGTGCTCCAGCCGTCCAGGTGACCCCATCGGCCAGGTAGTACGTAGCTTGGCCCGTGTGCATACTGATTGATCCGCCGCAGAGGGTGAAATTAGGTGAAAAATATATAAACGGTAGGTCCATCGAGCCATACAGCAGTATTTTATTCACATGTTTTTCGTGGAGGAACTACTAGTACTAGGGAAGATGGCTGTCAGCACAAAACATATCTTTGATAGAGGGAGTACATCAACCTCTGTGTGCTTGGGAGTTTAATAAGATGGCAGCTGATAGCTGCAACGGAAAACAAAGAAGCATATGAGCAGCAGACAACATCGGCGGAGCGTCGTGCACCCACCAGCGGTGTCGGTCGGCAGacctaagagcaactccaacgcacgGCCCGGGCATAGAttttgtccgctttttgtccgtttgaATCTTCTGTCTGCCAAGCGGACATGGGCGGACACTGCGGATATCCAACACAAGAACCTAAAAGCGGATAGAGCGGACACTGCGGGCATCCAtctgccgcccctcctctcccCCTCGCGCCGTCGGGCACCGCCGCGCCCCCTCGCGCCGTTGGGCCCCGCCGCTCCTCCACGCAGCCGTCTCGCTGTCGTCCGTCGCGGCGCCGCCCCTGACCCGGACGCGGCGGTCGTGCTGTcccgcgcctcctcctcgtcgccccGCTCGACCATCTCCTGCCCGCAGGGTGCGGCGCGCGCGAGCGGCGCACGGGCAGAGCAACGGCTGCGGAGGCGAGCTGCGGGGCACGCGGCGGGCGGAGCGAGGTGGCGCGCGCGGGGAGGCTTGGCAAGGCCTGCGGCAAGCGACCGGCGCACGGGTGGCGGGGCGAGGTGGCACGACGAGTGGGCTGAGGTGCTCGGGGGGCTCTTCGGTGAGCGTGGCGGCCGCCTGCGCATGTGGTCTCGCCGGTGGCCTCGCTCCTCCTCGTGGGGGTGGGTGGAGCTAGACGCCAGCTCGTGGTTAGTCACTGCTAGGTGGGACCAGGGGCGGACACGAGCGGACGACAGCGGTCGACGAGAGCGTACGCTGCTGTCCGCTTCGTATCCATTTGTTCCCAGATTTGGGTCAAGTTTGGGTCGGGGACGGACAACAGGCGGACACGAACGTCCATTTGGGTTGCCCGGTTGGGTGAAGTTTTGTGTCCGGATGATCCAAACGGACAAAATGGGTCTCGGCCTTGGAGTTGCTCTAACCCTTCTCCAACGCTAGGTGCCCGGCCGTGTACTGCTACTACCTCCCTTTTTAAAATGAGTGTGGTTAGAGTTTAGTTGACTGAAACTTAATCAAGGCTTAATTAAGTGACATAACATGTAGAAAGCAAAAGGAAACTATTATTTTTTTTGCATAAATCTTCATGTAAGAATATCATATCGATTGAGACTTAATGAAGttcagtcgactgagatttagCAACACCGTTTCTAAATACAAGTCATTTTAGAGATTTTCCTAGGGATTACGTATGTGTGTATATAGACATACttcctccgtaaagaaatataagagcgtttagatcactatactgtattttagagtgtagattcacttattttgctttatttttaGTTCATATAAAATCCCTAAAAGAGCTTATATTTAGCAAGGGGGGAGGGAGTACATGTTTCCAACGCATGGAAAGGAGAATTCCATGACCTCTGCAGATCGCATGTGACGCACGCATCGTCGCATGCATGATCACACGCACCCCTTCCCTGTCGCTCTCGGCCATTAGAAAAGAAGATTTTGCACGCATTGACCTTAGTGACATTGTTAAGACTTGAGAGCACCTGCTGGCCTGATTGATGCTGTAAAGTTGCAACCTGCAGGTTTAACGAAGCAACCAGTGGTGCAGTAATGCATCACATGTCTGGGTATCACATCGCATTCACAAGCCCAAGTCATCACAAACTGCAGCGTATCCACTGTGATCTGAGCCCGACATCGGTTATTCTTATTCAATATTTTTTGGAAAAAAGGTTcatatatttgatcatgattaACTGGAGCGTCTGCCTGGTAATTGCCCGGGACACCTGCCTACAGCTCTCACTGATGATGAGGCATCTCTTCTGGTCCAGCACAGCAAAAGACAGCACAGGTTTTGGAACAGGAAAACAGCACAAAGGGAGGACCAAAGGAGGCCGAGGACCATGTGGCGTGGACAGTGACACTTATGTGGGAGGGAGACAAAAAAAGCTTGAGCGGACTGTTCGCTCACCCATGGCAAACAGATCAAGGGCGCCGGTAGTCTCGCTCTCGCACATCCATGGCCAGTGCAGGACGAGAACCTCTCATGTGGGAAGCCACTGTTGGACATATGGACAGCCATGTACGGAGTAAATGTCACCCTGGCAACAGCAACCAGGACAGGGATTGGCCTAACCCGCCTCGtcgtttttccctttgagatgaTCATAACCGCCTGGCGACAGCATGATCCTTGAGACTGAATCATGCTACAAGGAACAGAGATACCAACAGCCGTATACCATACACGGACCACCAACACCAGCAAAGGTATCATGGACGTTAAGGTCATGAAAGTATATAAAACGGAGCAGGATGGGGAATGCATGTGCGCTTGACAGTATGTATGTATGCATTCCTTGCCGCAGCCGCTCATCCAATCAGACTGTTGGCAGCGCATAGTCATGTGTCTCCTGGCAATGAAAGCCTGCAGAGCAGCGTCCTGGTTCTCAGCTCAGTTCGTCTCTTTTTCTCACCTGCACCATCGCCATCTTCCTGATTGATGCAGCCTGTAAATTGTGTCATCATGGTATGAAGATTGATAGTATATGGTGCCCCTTCATCTGGGGCAGGTCTTACGGCCAGCCTGTTCTTGGCATGTTCTTGCTCCCACTTTTCCCCCGGTTTCGAGCGTGCATTCATGTCCTCGGAGTTTGCTTCCAAAAGTCCAGATCATGTCCAGTGGAGCGAGCCAAGGGAAATGTCGTTGGCCACACACACAAACACCGGCCGGCCACACCATCCATGGCTGTCGGTGCCATGCAGCTGGCGACGCATCTGATTCTCAAGGAGGACGCCTCTCCGTCGTAGATACAGGAAAAAGCAGCACAGCCTGTACACTATTCCGTGACAGGATCGTAATTCTGGCTCTGGATTTCACCGATTTTCATATTTTATGCAGGTGCCTTTGTACGCGTAAACTTATCATTAAACAGCGCAGTGAGAAACATGGTCGACGTAATACTACTTAGTATACATATACATCATCATAcggtttgtctaattcacatctagatgttttttaaggatgtcacatctaagctcccacaaatatataatgcagcaacaagaaacaaaaaaaacttggacaaaaaaaaatagaccacaaccAGAATGAAAAtcagcttagatgtgacataactatgtcacatctagatgtgtcctagacagacttGTAAGTATAAGTACGTCCTAAAATACCGCGTGCGTTTCGCAACTGCGTCGTGTGGAGATGTAGAAAGGTGGCTGCTGTCGTGCAGAATAAACAGCAGGCCCACACTTCATGAGCCTGGTTAGACCGTGAGGTCGGCCTCGGGTAACTCGAGCACCTTGTGCATTCCTTTTGATCTGCTTCCTGGCCTAAACTGGTTCCCCTCAATGTACCTGCAGCAATACATGTGCACCTCAGCAATTGCGCACGTAGAATAATTCTATTCGATAGTATGAAAGGAATTTGTTTGAGAAAAAGTTGAGATTCTAAAGCCAACGTACAGCTCCTTCAGAAATGGATGCTTGTATAACCCTTCAGGAATCCTTCCAATGAAGTTGTTACTGTCCAAATACCTGCCAAAAATCATAGCGGTTGAGAACGCCAGAACCAGATGAAGGAGGAAGATTCACATCGATCAAACACTAGACAGAATTTTAGAAAGTTTAAGCAGCAGGGCTCACAAATATGTCAATCTTGGGATCTGAACTAGCTTTGGCGATATCGATCCAATCAGCCTATTATTGGACAAGTGCCTGCATAACACACAAGGATAATCAGGTGATTCTGATTCTCCCTTCTTTTTTTGCGTGATATCTTCCCAATGGGAAAAGAAAACTGGAGTTTATGATGGTGTCTTGGTACAGCGTTGACTTTAACTTGTGAGAAAACTTACAAGATCTCAAGGTTGGTCAAATTCGCAATCTGATCTGGCACCACTCCAGCCAATTGATTATTGTTAACGTATCTGCAGAGCACAATGTAGCAGTCAGCCTACTAGCTTAGGAAGACAGCATCCTCCAGTCAGGAGAGAACAAATCGGTAGCTTCTAAAATTTCTGCTTACAGGTTTCTCAAGGAGGGGAAACCATTCTCAATGCTGAAGACTTCCCTCAGAGTGCCTATCAAGTGGTTGCCACCAACATCACTGCAAAAGGAGAGGGTTTATAATTCATCATATGCTGCAGAGAAAGGACTTAATATTTGCTAGTACAGATATTTTTTCATGTGAACTTGAGAGAAAGAAGCTGGGATGGAAGTTTACAGGTGACGAAGATTTTTGAGAGTCCCAAGCTCAGGGGGGATCCGCCCAGTAAAGCGGTTCTCATGAAGATAAAGATAGCGTAGTTCTGGTAGGTTTGCAAGCTCCACAGGGATTTCACCTTTGAAGTTATTGAAGCTCAAATACCTGAACAGTAGTAGTAGTCAGAGGCACAGAAACTGAGACGTATTTAATCCAGTTCATTCCAAAACTGAACTTACAAGTGTGTAAGTTTCTTTAGGTCACCAATTTCGGGCGGGAGCACATCTTGAAGCTTATTCCACCTCAGGTTCCTAAAAGTATGAACGAAATTGCTTAGCTGAAGAACAACTGTATTCAAAATAGGCAGCTCTGAAATCTGAACCATAATGCCAACAAAATAATTATGATTCAATACAGCATTATCCAGGGACACTGGAAGAATACAGAAACTGAGAGGAATGTTTTGTACAGCGAGAACTAAAACAATTCGCCAAACTAGCATCCAAATGTACCTCGGTAAACACAAAGACATTCCATACTTACAATATCTTGAGGTGTCTCAGCCGTCCGATCTGTGGAGGAATTGGCCCCGTCAACTTATTATTGTGGAGATCCCTATAGTTACAAAAATTCAACTGTTCTCAGTTCAAGGATGTGTTAAAGATGAGGTAACATAGGTCAAAATTACAAAGATGTTTAGTTCAGCCTTTAGTCTGATAAAATAACCACGTCTAGTCTCTGATAAAATAACCAACTTTAGTCTCAAATATAGTTTTTTGGGGAAAAAGATACTTCTACAATGTATAAATGGAATAAACACTTGGTACACAGAAAAGTGTAACTCAGCCACAATAAAAAGCTGATGTTAAGTTAGGTAATGTTTTCAGAATACGCTAGTTCCTAAATTCTGGCTAATGATCTACGTAAATTCAGAAACCATGACATATTACATAAACAGAAACAtaaactttcacaataatatataCATCTGCATGGATGTCTTGCCATGCATGTACTTGTGCTGATGGAGTGATGGTTATGCTAAAACACTACAAACTTGACATTAAGAAATCCATCACTTCAATCATGCCGACAGGTTATCGCTATGTGCATCACGACACTTATACAGAAGACAGAGTAGCGGTGAACAGGAAAAAGTTCTTGTTACACTTAGTAGATACAAAAATGCCAACAGTTCATTGTcacacgcatcaagatgcatacACAGAACAGGAGAATAAAAGCAGTGGTAACAAGGAAAAAGTCCTTACAGTTTTTTTAAATCCAGCAGGTTCGTTACCGCTGTAGGGAATGGACCAACTATTGATACAGCATAGACTTCCCTGAAATAAGGTAAAGTGGTATAATATGGTCGCTCTAACTTGAACAGTACACAAAAGCTTCAGACAAAGTGCATGATTGTGCAATTAATAAAGTTAACATCCATATGCAACATGCATCGATTGGTCAAAGATTATGTTATGCTAAAAATCTTATTTATTCAATTATCTCGAACATAGGAATGGAGAATTTACCATACAAGAAAAGTACACCACTTTCCCTTTAACTGGTACCAGAATAGTTTAAAAATACTACTGCAGAGTAGGTTTGAAGTACAAGGCAAGATACATGGCATGACCGCATGATTTATTAGTTTTTCCTAGTCCTGGTCATGGTCTATAGTTGAAATGTACAAGAACGAATGGTTGTCTGCAGTTCTTCAGGTTGAGATTGCATCTTGAAGATTTCAGGTTGAGATTGCATCTTGAAGATTTCATGGTTTATAGTTGGAACGTACAAGAATGAATGGTTGACTGCAGTTCTTCAGGCTGACATTGCATCTTAAAGATTTCAAGCAAGAAAGTTGTTCAAGGAATGACTTTTCTGTAGCTTGACATATCTCAGGTAGTTACAAGGCTACACCATGGATGGATTACAAGTATGAATTGAGTTTCTGTATGCAAAGGAGCGTACTAAACTAAATATGTAACGACAGTTTCATATCCTTTTACATGAAAATGCTAGTCACTGTAAAATATCCTTCAAAATTTTATATATGCCAACATAAAAAGAGAGAGTAAAGTCAAGAAATGAAGACATGTCTTACAGTTCGGTGACAACTCTGTAATCCCCTTGCTGAGTACATGTCACACCGGACCAGGGGGGAAGGTCACCATGCCCACAAGGGTCATCGCCGACCCATGAGTAGACAACTCTCCATCCTAGTGAAGCCTTGATCTCATTTAACGCTTTCACTGCAGCACAAACACAAGTTCAGTTCGGACAGTCGCCGAGCAACCACTGAACGGTCACCGTAAGTTTCTAATTCTGCATAATGTCTATGCCTCTATTAACAGACAAATTTCTCCTGCTATCAAGCACCAAGTAATATCTTATGCAACCAGGGAAAATGATACATACTACACCAGATAGCGCATCGTAAAGTAGGCAGCTTACCGGGCCTTCATTCAGCTACAACTGAATCATGAAGTCCAGGCCAATTATCGCTTGGCACCAGGTGAGCCCCCGATTTGTGTTAGTTAACATATGACATCACCAGCTCATTTTCTTTCAGAGATCATGCATCACTGGCACAGAAACTTAAGTGCCATGAGCACCAATTATCTAAAGCACGGCGAATTTAACCACCTGTAGTAATAACGAGACAAACAAAGGATAGATCCTACTGTCACGCTAAGTGCCCAGGCAGCGTCTCAGCTTCACGGATGCTGAAACTAACCTACAACTGTCAGTGTCCGGGAGCACAATTCGGCAACCTACCAAGCGGACGCCCAATTCAGCACCTCTAACAAACCAACAGGGGAATGCAGCGTCCTACGCGCGATGCTGGATCAGATCTTCCCTCAGCAAACAGCTACAGAGCCCATCTCCTCGCTGTAATCGcagcaaggggcctgccgggagGGATCGATTCGCTCGAacgaagggggggggggggggggggggggggggcggaagAGGAACGAGCACGTACCGTCTCTCTTCACCGTCTTGCCCCGCgcggcgccggcgaggaggaggagggagaggaggggcggcaaGAGGCGGGCGAACGACGCCGCGGCCATGGGTGGGTTGGAGTGGGCAGGCTCGCTAGCGGTGGGTGTGGGGCGCGCGGCGGGAGACCATATGAGAAGGAGGGGGGAGGTGGCGCGGCGCCGGTGTGGGGAGTGACTAGTGAGAGAGTGGGCAGGCCAGCACTAGTTAGCTCACGGTCCCTCCCGCGGTGTGGACAGTCCCACGGCCGCTCTCGCACTCGGAGAGCTCGCCGCCGCGTCGGTGGGTTGGGTCGGGTTGGCCGTGCCTAGGTTGGGTTGGGTTTGGTCGGGGCGCACCGAGCGAGCGACCGGTGATGCGCGGTAAATTTGGCCACGTTCCACTGCTAAAACAAGCATTCTTTTCGTTTACAAAATAAGACAAATTTCTTTTGCGGATCAGGTCTATTATGAAAATTCACCGGAAGTACAAAGCAACTCAAACATAATAAACAATGCATCGAGATTTCGAGATCACCGAATGGACACTATTGCCGCCAGAACAAGCCGTCGACGCGCCGCTGTCGCCGCTCCCTTATCGGAGCCGGCTTGAACTTGATGATGACATCCGGAAAGTCTTCGTGCACGTGTCCCTAAGGACCGGCGCCCTGAAATCGCAGTCGTCGCTGTTGAACCCTGCATGGATTTGAAGCACCTAACACTAAATCTTGCCACATGTCAAAAACCCATAACCTCACCGCCCCCAAGGAGACGGTAGGAATCTACGCCGGAGCTCCGTCGACTACGTCCAGGCGGACGAACTCGAGGAGGGTTGGAGCCCGAAAGACAATCTCGAAGAAGAAGCGTCGCCATCCCCCCGAGCGACGCACCTACGATGACTTAAACAATCCTAACATAAACAAATAACCGAAGCGAATGCACCGAGATTTCCCTCCCAGCCACTGGCCACCGGAGCCGCAGGCAGAGGGAAGACGAATCCACCGGCTCGTCGATGAAGCATGGAGGGTAGAGTTTGCCCTAACCGTCTAGagttagagcaactctagcataCCACGTATATCTCGCCAACCCGCATAATTCATGCGAGTATAGGGGCTCGACCCAATTTTCTGGCCAGAACAGAGCCCGTATACTCGTCTGACTTGTAAAATTTTTTACCGCGGCCCACAAACCACCCCCCCCGAAGCAGTATATCTACGGGTTTGCGGGGCAGATACGGGTCGAAACGCTATCCCCCCGCCGCCGCGTTTCACCGCGATTCCTCACTTTCTTCCCCGCATTTCTCGCCGTCGGTGTGCCCCCTTCCGCCTCGAAATGCCATGTGGGGCTGTATGTAGAACTCCGACCGCAGCGGCGGCCCCGAGCGCGAACGGTGTGTCCGCGCGGACGGCGCGAGGAAGTGCATGACGAGGAAGTGGACGAACCAGGGCCTCGAGCCGCCGTCAAGGCTCCTCTGTCGCGAGACAGAGGAGTATGACCGCCGGCACGAGCTCCTCCGGTCTCCCTCCTCGGCCGCGGGCCCTTCCTCCGGCGCGGCGCTTCTCCCCGTGAAGAGGGAGTGGTTGGAGGAGCCGGAGGACCGCGAGATCGTCGCCGTCAAGCAGGAGCCGGAGGATATCGAGCGCTGAGGCGTCGTAGGGCCAGAAGATTTCGTGGCCGATGTCGACGCGGTCGCGACCGCCATTGCCGAACGGAGCTtgcgcgaggaggcggagcgTCGTCGCCATGATGAGGAGCTGGAAGACCTCCTGCTCCAGCAGGCCGTCGCGGCCAACCTTGCCGCGAAGGACAAGGACGACGAGTGGCGGCGTATCCGCGAGGAGCAGAGACAGAAGTTCATTGATATCGTCAGCTCCGACGAGGAGGACCGAGCTCCTCCACCGCGCCATCCTCGGCCGCGAGCTCGTCCATTTTGGTACAtcgacctcggcctcgccgccGCGAGACCCCCCACCCCCCTCTAGTAGTAGTGGTAGAATGTAGTATGTATGATCATGTGGTATGTGATGAACTAGTGTATGATCACGTAGTATGCGATGAACTAGTGTGGTTACAATTTCTCCCGCAaaagtttttttcttcaaatTATATAGTTTCATATACGGGGTCTACTCTGCCGCGCACGATTTCGACCCGCAAAACAGTTCTACGTCGAACTGTAAACGCCATATGCGGGTCGGCATTATacgggtctgctagagttgctcttagggAGGAAAGCGAGAGGAAGTCTTTCATGGCACGTTTGATACAGGTTGGACTTTCAAATGCCGTCTGACGTTAATGAGCATTATTTTTTTCCAAGGAGTTTAAGGGCATCTACAACGCAGGCTCTTAGGATGGGCGCTAGGGTCCCAATCCTGGCCGTTTCGATCGATTCCTGGCCGATCATGGAGGGTTTGGCTCAGGTGCAGAGGTCACAGCACGGATTAATATGCAGGGCCAATAATCAAGTGACACATGTCCCGGTGGGACCAACTAATAAAGCCTTTTTACTTCTCTCTTTTTATTCTACCAGTTTCCTGGTTCTCAATCTTCTACTCCACCATTAATCAAGGGTAGAGACCATGAACCTTCACGTCCTATGAAATCAACGTTTGTAATACTAGGGTGCTTCCTCGAGAAAGTAGCTAGCTGTCATCCCATTGACGatgacgccgtcgccgccggccgccggccGCCACACAAATGAAGCTCCCCGTGCTGCGTGAAGGCGGCCAAGACGGAGGATGTGCTCCGCCGCTCCAACTCACCTCCGTGCATGAGGACTGTGAATTCAACGCTATGGGTGCTGCCATCTCCACTACCTAAGGAACCATGGTCCAATCGCTGCGTTTTTTTGACTGAAGTCTAATCGCTGCGTGCCCCTCAGCTT
This genomic window from Aegilops tauschii subsp. strangulata cultivar AL8/78 chromosome 4, Aet v6.0, whole genome shotgun sequence contains:
- the LOC109757614 gene encoding uncharacterized protein; this translates as MAAASFARLLPPLLSLLLLAGAARGKTVKRDVKALNEIKASLGWRVVYSWVGDDPCGHGDLPPWSGVTCTQQGDYRVVTELEVYAVSIVGPFPTAVTNLLDLKKLDLHNNKLTGPIPPQIGRLRHLKILNLRWNKLQDVLPPEIGDLKKLTHLYLSFNNFKGEIPVELANLPELRYLYLHENRFTGRIPPELGTLKNLRHLDVGGNHLIGTLREVFSIENGFPSLRNLYVNNNQLAGVVPDQIANLTNLEILHLSNNRLIGSISPKLVQIPRLTYLYLDSNNFIGRIPEGLYKHPFLKELYIEGNQFRPGSRSKGMHKVLELPEADLTV